The following coding sequences lie in one Desulfovibrio sp. TomC genomic window:
- a CDS encoding AI-2E family transporter, with protein MPFDIAQLFRTNKTLAIWAAFFGLVWLTSYYGLFGLVFITYILCFLFNGPIERLAAKTRLPRVLWAVVVYVVFLAVVLTIISSVVPKLGAESTSFFKKLPDTLETLRTHLDNWAWLAPDMAAPIAKVKDYLTLEALVGVKAETLFSLAVNSLNQISIYVSTFLLGTLFSFLIMLDFPNLKAKTIALRQSRLRDIYDVTARSVVRFAIVVGMGFRAQMLIAGLNTMLTALGMYILGIQPVGLLSTVVFFCGLIPVLGTFISSAPIVLVAVNTTGPSHALWAIVMIIIVHTIETYVLNPRIVAAMFKISPLITLMILYVGHKLFGLWGMVLGVPVSVFLLRYVILGVDLESPACRPEPQCRPAKEEAGDGND; from the coding sequence ATGCCATTCGACATCGCCCAGCTTTTTCGCACCAACAAGACCCTGGCCATATGGGCAGCCTTTTTCGGTCTGGTGTGGCTGACCAGTTATTACGGCCTCTTTGGGCTGGTCTTTATCACCTATATCCTGTGCTTTCTGTTTAACGGCCCCATCGAGCGGCTGGCCGCCAAGACCCGGTTGCCCCGGGTGCTTTGGGCCGTCGTTGTTTACGTCGTTTTTCTGGCCGTGGTCCTGACCATCATTTCCTCGGTGGTGCCGAAGCTTGGGGCCGAATCCACGTCGTTTTTCAAAAAATTGCCCGACACCCTGGAGACCCTGCGCACGCATCTCGACAACTGGGCCTGGCTTGCGCCGGACATGGCCGCGCCCATTGCCAAGGTCAAGGATTACCTGACGTTGGAAGCCCTGGTCGGGGTCAAGGCCGAGACGCTTTTTTCGCTGGCCGTCAATTCCCTGAACCAGATCTCCATCTATGTTTCGACGTTTCTGCTGGGGACCCTGTTCAGTTTTCTCATCATGCTCGATTTCCCCAATTTGAAGGCCAAGACCATTGCCCTTCGCCAGTCGCGCCTGCGCGACATCTACGACGTCACGGCCAGAAGCGTGGTGCGCTTTGCCATCGTGGTCGGCATGGGTTTTCGGGCCCAGATGCTGATTGCCGGCCTCAATACCATGCTGACCGCCCTTGGCATGTATATCCTTGGCATCCAGCCGGTGGGGCTGTTGTCCACCGTGGTCTTTTTCTGCGGTCTTATTCCGGTGCTGGGCACCTTTATTTCCTCGGCCCCCATCGTCCTGGTGGCGGTCAACACCACCGGACCCAGCCACGCCCTGTGGGCCATCGTCATGATCATCATTGTCCACACCATTGAAACCTATGTCTTAAATCCCCGTATCGTAGCGGCCATGTTCAAGATCAGCCCGCTTATTACGCTCATGATCCTCTATGTCGGGCACAAACTTTTCGGCTTGTGGGGCATGGTCCTTGGCGTGCCGGTCTCGGTTTTTCTCCTGCGCTATGTTATCCTTGGCGTGGATCTGGAAAGTCCGGCCTGTCGACCGGAGCCGCAGTGTCGGCCGGCCAAGGAGGAAGCGGGGGACGGCAATGACTGA
- a CDS encoding DUF2905 domain-containing protein — protein sequence MFGTTGKMLLIVGSLVAALGLVFMLADRPGVVRSLLERLPLGRLPGDVRLKGEGFSVYFPWVSCLLVSVLVSFILWLLRK from the coding sequence ATGTTCGGGACAACCGGCAAGATGCTTCTGATCGTCGGGTCGCTGGTCGCAGCCCTGGGGCTTGTGTTCATGCTGGCCGATCGGCCGGGCGTGGTGCGCAGTCTGCTCGAACGCCTGCCCTTGGGACGGCTGCCCGGCGACGTGCGCCTCAAGGGCGAAGGTTTTTCCGTTTATTTCCCGTGGGTCAGCTGTCTGCTGGTCAGCGTCCTGGTCAGTTTCATCCTGTGGTTGCTGCGCAAATAG
- a CDS encoding Smr/MutS family protein: protein MSKKEDPTAFRPFSGVLKGVKVARKKDLPPAVAKALSAASKPTEPQEVDESDFLRAMNGVAKLDREKSGGRDIRPVTPLPPPPSPADEEQKALDALRDLVAGRVEFTLEYSEEYVQGFVTDLDPKIYRQLRAGQFSPEAHLDLHGFTVDQAKLTLLHFVREHYMAGKRCLLVIPGRGSNSPGGLPVLKEELKSWLTHDPLKRAVLAFSTALPRHGGTGALYVLLRKFKKTKGKVRFEKDWPDFG from the coding sequence ATGTCGAAAAAAGAAGATCCAACCGCGTTTCGTCCCTTCTCCGGCGTCCTCAAGGGCGTCAAAGTGGCCCGAAAAAAGGACCTGCCGCCGGCCGTGGCCAAGGCCCTGTCTGCCGCATCCAAGCCGACGGAGCCGCAGGAGGTTGACGAATCGGATTTTTTGCGGGCCATGAACGGTGTGGCCAAACTGGATCGGGAAAAAAGCGGCGGGCGCGACATCCGGCCGGTGACTCCGCTGCCGCCGCCGCCCTCCCCGGCCGATGAAGAGCAAAAAGCCCTGGATGCCCTGCGCGATCTGGTGGCCGGGCGGGTGGAATTCACCCTGGAATACAGCGAGGAGTACGTCCAGGGCTTTGTCACCGACCTCGACCCCAAGATCTACCGGCAGTTGCGGGCCGGCCAGTTCTCCCCCGAAGCCCACCTCGATCTGCACGGGTTTACTGTCGATCAGGCCAAACTCACCCTGCTCCACTTCGTGCGCGAGCACTATATGGCCGGCAAACGCTGCCTGCTGGTCATTCCCGGCCGGGGTTCCAATTCGCCCGGCGGCCTGCCGGTGCTCAAGGAAGAACTCAAATCCTGGCTCACCCACGACCCCCTCAAACGGGCGGTCCTGGCCTTCAGCACCGCCCTGCCCCGCCACGGCGGCACCGGCGCGCTCTACGTGCTGCTGCGCAAATTCAAAAAGACCAAGGGGAAAGTACGCTTCGAAAAGGACTGGCCGGACTTCGGCTAG
- a CDS encoding basic amino acid ABC transporter substrate-binding protein: MVKKLVLALVLVAMTASPSLAKTIVFATDATWPPMEFVDANHKITGLAVDLMEAAGKEAGFTPEFKAVAWDGIFAGLAAGKYDAICSSVTITDDRKNSMDFSTPYMKVKQALVIPKKSEAKCIEDMKGKTLGAQISTTGHFAVKKSEGVKDKSYDEVGLAFEDLYNGRIDGVVCDDPVAKLYALKKDNYKDALKIACIIPADDEMYGVAVKKGNTETLALINKGLEAVKQKGIEKEILKKWLGTAE, from the coding sequence ATGGTCAAAAAACTTGTCCTGGCCCTCGTGCTTGTCGCCATGACCGCCTCGCCGTCCCTGGCCAAAACCATTGTCTTTGCCACCGACGCCACCTGGCCGCCCATGGAATTCGTGGACGCCAACCATAAGATCACCGGTCTGGCCGTGGATCTTATGGAAGCCGCCGGCAAGGAAGCGGGCTTTACCCCCGAATTCAAGGCTGTGGCCTGGGACGGCATCTTCGCCGGTCTGGCCGCCGGCAAGTACGACGCCATCTGCTCTTCGGTCACCATCACCGACGACCGCAAGAATTCCATGGACTTTTCCACGCCCTACATGAAGGTCAAGCAGGCCCTGGTCATCCCCAAGAAGTCCGAGGCCAAGTGCATTGAAGACATGAAGGGCAAGACCCTTGGCGCCCAGATCAGCACCACCGGCCACTTTGCCGTCAAGAAGTCCGAAGGCGTCAAGGACAAGTCCTATGACGAAGTCGGTCTGGCCTTTGAAGACCTCTACAACGGCCGCATCGACGGCGTTGTCTGCGACGACCCGGTCGCCAAGCTCTATGCGCTCAAGAAAGACAACTACAAGGACGCCCTTAAAATCGCCTGCATCATCCCGGCCGACGACGAGATGTACGGCGTGGCCGTCAAAAAGGGCAACACGGAAACCCTGGCCCTGATCAACAAGGGCCTCGAAGCCGTGAAGCAGAAAGGCATTGAGAAGGAAATTCTCAAGAAGTGGCTCGGCACGGCTGAGTAG
- a CDS encoding aminotransferase class I/II-fold pyridoxal phosphate-dependent enzyme produces MNLPPFRLERFFARHEFTAPHLLCVSDGESVSVAELLDLVPGAAEGLGAVHLGYTDSKGSPVLRQAIASLYTSIEPDDVLVHVGAEEAIFTFMTAALTAGDTLAVTTPCYQSLSDIASSLGCRISPWRCDPAWGFAPDMAELGHLLGDATKVLAVNFPHNPTGYLPTPEAFAAILALAAERGVRVFSDEVYRFSEADGVPTLPAACDLDPRAVSLGVMSKSFGLAGLRVGWVCCRDRELLARMGAVKDYLSICGSAPSEYLAACALTAREALLGRMETLLAANRRLLGQFFLDHSELFHFVPPRGGLTAFPGLRQGTADGFCQELLAAAGVLLLPGSLYGDEWPEYFRIGFGRADFAANLERMAAFCQNWNPTAAGRLI; encoded by the coding sequence GTGAACCTGCCCCCGTTTCGTCTTGAGCGGTTTTTCGCCCGCCACGAATTCACCGCCCCCCATCTGCTGTGCGTCTCCGATGGTGAATCCGTCAGTGTGGCCGAGTTGCTCGATCTGGTGCCCGGCGCGGCCGAAGGGCTTGGCGCGGTGCATCTGGGCTACACCGATTCCAAGGGGTCGCCGGTCCTGCGACAGGCCATTGCCTCGCTCTATACGAGCATCGAACCCGACGACGTGCTGGTCCATGTGGGAGCCGAAGAGGCCATTTTTACCTTCATGACGGCGGCGCTCACAGCGGGCGACACCCTGGCCGTGACCACGCCATGCTACCAGTCCCTGTCCGACATCGCCAGTTCCCTGGGTTGCCGTATCTCGCCCTGGCGCTGCGACCCGGCCTGGGGCTTTGCCCCGGACATGGCCGAACTGGGCCATCTGCTGGGCGACGCCACCAAAGTGCTGGCCGTCAATTTCCCGCACAATCCCACGGGCTACCTGCCGACCCCGGAGGCCTTCGCGGCCATCCTCGCCCTGGCCGCCGAACGCGGCGTACGGGTCTTTTCCGACGAGGTCTACCGTTTTTCCGAGGCTGACGGCGTCCCCACCCTGCCGGCGGCCTGCGACCTCGATCCCCGAGCGGTCTCCCTGGGAGTCATGTCCAAATCCTTTGGCCTGGCCGGCCTGCGGGTGGGCTGGGTGTGCTGCCGGGACCGGGAACTGTTGGCGCGTATGGGCGCGGTCAAGGACTACCTGTCCATCTGCGGCTCGGCCCCGTCGGAATATCTGGCCGCCTGCGCCCTGACCGCCCGGGAGGCGCTGCTTGGCCGCATGGAGACGCTCCTGGCAGCCAACCGACGGTTGCTCGGACAATTTTTCCTGGACCACTCGGAACTCTTCCATTTCGTGCCCCCGCGCGGGGGCCTCACCGCCTTTCCCGGGCTGCGCCAGGGCACGGCCGATGGCTTTTGCCAAGAGCTGCTGGCCGCCGCCGGGGTGCTGCTGCTGCCGGGCAGCCTGTACGGCGACGAATGGCCGGAATATTTCCGTATCGGCTTTGGCCGGGCCGATTTTGCCGCAAACCTCGAACGAATGGCGGCATTTTGCCAAAATTGGAACCCGACCGCGGCCGGCCGACTGATCTGA
- a CDS encoding tetratricopeptide repeat protein — translation MTERRAHVIRVVAAAFAVVVCLAQAGPARAGLEEGRAAWKDGEYSRAFEEFLPLATAGDVTLQNQIAAMYYTGQGVPQDYAKAAEWFRKAAAAGSPEAQYCLGKLYYYGQGVPQNFEEAVKQLTDAALGGKGGAQYLLATLQLYGKGIEANPVKAYFWTLLAVAAADLPDDEKASATALRDQIQATLSKRQIESMQAMARTWAPRKGVPAQASPAPPRRGG, via the coding sequence ATGACTGAGCGGCGCGCGCATGTGATCCGGGTTGTGGCGGCCGCGTTTGCGGTGGTGGTTTGTCTGGCCCAGGCCGGACCGGCCCGGGCCGGTTTGGAGGAAGGTCGAGCGGCCTGGAAGGACGGGGAGTATTCCCGGGCTTTCGAGGAGTTCCTGCCCCTGGCCACGGCCGGGGACGTGACCCTGCAAAACCAGATCGCGGCCATGTACTACACCGGCCAGGGCGTGCCCCAGGATTATGCCAAGGCGGCGGAGTGGTTTAGAAAGGCGGCCGCAGCCGGCAGCCCCGAGGCCCAGTACTGTTTGGGCAAGCTGTACTATTATGGCCAGGGCGTGCCGCAGAATTTCGAAGAAGCGGTCAAGCAGCTCACCGATGCGGCCCTTGGCGGCAAGGGCGGGGCGCAGTATCTGCTGGCCACCCTGCAACTTTATGGCAAGGGCATCGAAGCCAACCCGGTCAAGGCCTATTTCTGGACTTTGCTGGCCGTGGCCGCCGCCGACCTCCCCGATGATGAAAAGGCTTCGGCGACGGCGCTTCGCGACCAGATCCAGGCCACTTTGTCCAAACGCCAGATCGAGTCCATGCAGGCCATGGCCCGCACCTGGGCGCCCCGCAAGGGCGTCCCGGCCCAGGCTTCGCCCGCGCCCCCCCGCCGGGGGGGCTGA
- a CDS encoding DnaJ C-terminal domain-containing protein — MSVEYKDYYKILGVTKSASQEEISKAFKKLARKHHPDLNQNDPDAEKKFKECSEAYEVLKDPEKRKLFDSLGANWQHGQNFQRPSGFENAHFNFGGQGGQQFDAGAFSDFFETIFGGVGGAAGGRGRPGGDFGGFGGAGGFGGAGGYSRGPSRGSDANATLELTLEEAYRGGAKEVAFQEQTIGPDGAPRLGAKRLNVSIPAGVRDGAKIRLSGQGNAGRAGGKAGDLYLKVRIMPHALFKLEEGNVILDLPLAPWEAALGAKVRVPTLDGAVEMSIPAGSSSGRKLRLAGKGLGGQGKRGDQLVRLMVQVPGSLTDEERELWEKLAAASDFNPRPY; from the coding sequence ATGAGCGTTGAATACAAAGACTATTATAAAATCCTGGGGGTGACCAAATCTGCCAGCCAGGAGGAAATATCCAAGGCGTTTAAGAAGTTGGCCCGCAAGCACCATCCGGATCTTAACCAGAACGATCCGGATGCGGAAAAGAAGTTCAAGGAGTGCAGCGAGGCCTACGAGGTCCTAAAAGACCCGGAGAAGCGCAAGCTTTTTGATTCGCTGGGAGCCAACTGGCAGCATGGCCAGAATTTCCAGCGGCCCTCGGGTTTTGAAAACGCCCATTTTAACTTCGGCGGCCAGGGCGGCCAGCAGTTTGACGCCGGAGCGTTTTCCGACTTTTTCGAGACGATTTTCGGCGGCGTGGGCGGGGCGGCCGGCGGCCGTGGACGCCCGGGCGGCGATTTCGGCGGCTTTGGCGGCGCTGGCGGCTTTGGCGGGGCCGGGGGTTATTCCCGCGGGCCTTCGCGCGGCTCCGACGCCAACGCCACCCTGGAGCTCACCCTGGAGGAAGCCTACCGGGGCGGGGCCAAGGAAGTGGCCTTTCAGGAACAGACCATTGGTCCTGACGGTGCGCCGCGCCTGGGCGCCAAGCGCCTGAATGTGTCCATCCCGGCCGGGGTGCGCGACGGAGCGAAAATCCGTCTCTCCGGCCAGGGCAATGCCGGCCGGGCCGGGGGCAAGGCCGGGGATCTCTATCTCAAGGTCAGGATCATGCCCCATGCCCTGTTCAAGCTGGAAGAGGGCAACGTCATCCTGGATCTGCCCCTGGCCCCCTGGGAGGCCGCGCTTGGGGCCAAGGTCCGGGTGCCGACCCTGGACGGGGCCGTGGAGATGTCCATCCCGGCCGGCTCGTCGTCCGGCCGCAAGCTCCGTCTGGCCGGCAAGGGTCTGGGCGGACAGGGCAAGCGCGGCGATCAGTTGGTGCGGCTCATGGTGCAGGTCCCGGGCAGTCTTACGGATGAGGAGCGGGAACTCTGGGAAAAGCTGGCCGCAGCCTCGGATTTCAACCCCCGGCCGTATTAA
- a CDS encoding amino acid ABC transporter permease, with translation MKHQGKCPVEEPQVVIDVGDGAAIPKPSDKGLVSAWWLSFIGALLVLGYLLVFHPDPYLRIFKFIPDGILITFQVTVSSIALALVFGLVTGLGRISRNKYINLVASTYVEIVRGVPLLVQLFYIYYALGRIVQVPDLLAAVLSMSVCYGAYMGEVFRAGIMAIPTGQTEAARSLGFNRAQTMYHVILPQAWRTILPPVGNEFIALLKDTSLVSILGVADLLRRGREFASESFMYFETFTMVAVVYLIITLVLSKLVSIMEERLSHHVKR, from the coding sequence ATGAAACACCAAGGCAAGTGTCCTGTGGAAGAACCCCAGGTCGTCATCGACGTCGGCGACGGGGCCGCCATTCCCAAACCTTCCGACAAGGGGCTGGTATCGGCCTGGTGGCTGTCGTTTATCGGCGCGCTGCTGGTGCTTGGCTATCTGCTCGTCTTTCATCCCGATCCGTATCTTCGCATCTTCAAGTTCATCCCCGACGGGATTCTGATCACCTTCCAGGTCACCGTCAGTTCCATCGCTTTGGCCCTGGTGTTCGGACTCGTCACCGGTCTTGGCCGCATTTCGCGCAACAAATACATCAATCTCGTGGCCTCGACCTATGTCGAGATCGTGCGCGGCGTGCCGCTTTTAGTCCAACTCTTCTACATCTACTACGCCCTTGGCCGCATTGTGCAGGTGCCCGACCTGCTGGCCGCCGTCCTGTCCATGAGCGTGTGCTACGGGGCCTACATGGGTGAAGTGTTCCGGGCCGGCATCATGGCCATCCCGACCGGCCAGACCGAGGCGGCCCGATCGCTTGGGTTCAACCGCGCCCAGACCATGTACCACGTCATCCTGCCCCAGGCCTGGCGCACGATTCTGCCGCCGGTCGGCAACGAGTTCATTGCCCTGCTCAAAGACACCTCCCTGGTTTCCATTCTCGGCGTGGCCGACCTGTTGCGTCGGGGCCGGGAATTCGCCTCGGAGTCGTTTATGTATTTCGAGACCTTTACCATGGTGGCCGTGGTCTACCTGATCATCACCCTGGTTCTCTCCAAGCTTGTGAGCATCATGGAGGAGCGTCTGTCGCACCATGTCAAACGATAG
- a CDS encoding amino acid ABC transporter ATP-binding protein, whose product MSNDSPIIRITDVSKYFDAVAALTHVSLDVEQGEKVVIIGPSGSGKSTLLRTINRLEDISAGRIVVDGFDLDDKTVDINKVRMEVGMVFQSFNLFPHKTVLQNVTLAPIKLKGMEQGEADAMARRLLDKVGILEKADVFPAKLSGGQQQRVAIARALAMSPKIMLFDEPTSALDPEMIGEVLDVMVKLAREGMTMVCVTHEMGFAREVADRIVFMDEGQILEIATPAEFFTSPRHPRTQKFLEQIL is encoded by the coding sequence ATGTCAAACGATAGCCCGATCATCCGCATAACGGACGTCAGCAAGTATTTCGATGCAGTGGCCGCCCTGACCCACGTCAGCCTGGACGTGGAGCAGGGCGAGAAAGTCGTCATCATCGGCCCGAGCGGCTCGGGCAAATCGACGCTGTTGCGCACCATAAACCGGCTTGAAGACATCAGTGCCGGCCGGATCGTGGTGGACGGCTTCGATCTTGACGACAAGACCGTGGACATCAACAAGGTGCGCATGGAAGTGGGCATGGTCTTCCAGAGCTTCAACCTCTTCCCGCACAAGACCGTGCTGCAAAACGTGACCCTGGCCCCGATCAAGCTCAAGGGCATGGAGCAGGGCGAAGCCGACGCCATGGCCCGCCGGCTGCTCGACAAGGTGGGCATCCTGGAGAAGGCCGACGTCTTCCCGGCCAAGCTCTCGGGCGGCCAGCAGCAGCGCGTGGCCATTGCCCGGGCCTTGGCCATGAGCCCCAAGATCATGCTCTTTGACGAGCCGACCTCGGCCCTGGATCCGGAAATGATCGGCGAGGTGCTCGACGTCATGGTCAAGCTCGCCCGGGAAGGCATGACCATGGTCTGCGTCACCCACGAAATGGGCTTTGCCCGGGAAGTGGCCGACCGCATCGTCTTCATGGACGAAGGCCAGATTCTCGAAATCGCCACGCCGGCGGAGTTTTTCACCAGCCCCCGCCATCCGCGCACGCAAAAGTTCCTGGAACAGATTCTGTAA